The genomic DNA tttgtgaTCTTGTACTCCAGGTGAAGAAAAACCTGATAAATGTGTCTTACCACATCGCCCAGTACACCAGCATCATCTCAGACCTGCGCAGCGAGATCCAGCGGCTCAAAAAGAAAATCGCAGATCAGGCAGGACGCCAACTCAACTCGGACCGAACGGACATCCGCAACGTTCAGGGTAAATCCTCAACAAAGTCAGCAGCTCATCAAACGCTTCAGCATTTTATCCCTTCATCTCATTTCCTTTCCCTGTAACAGCGGAGGTCCAGGCTCACTCGTCCCATCAGAGTCGGGCGGAGATGGATCAGCTGAGAGAGCAGCTTCTTTACGCCTTCCGCCAACAAATGGAGATCAGGAAGAACCTGATGGATTTGGAAAATACCAACATGGAGATTCAGATCGACACATCCAAACACCTTCTCACCATCGCAGAGTCAGTTCCACACAACAAGCAGCTTTTCTTCTTAAATAAAGATGGAACAAAAACTGATACCAAATTATTCTCACCGTTGGCATCATTTGTTGCTAACTTAACTCACGTCTTgtcgattttttttcttgtgctcGTTGTAATTTCCTGATATGGAGACATTTATTCTATTACTTATTATCCATTCTTCTGTGGTTGCTGGCTCTGCCTTTAACCTTTTCCTGGTGATTCATTTCTagtaaacaatatttttgaCCACCTCAAATTTAAGCATCCTCAGAAGACAAAAATGGATTCTATCGACAGTTCCACAGCCTCTCCGATGTCTTTTCGGTTATTAATTTTTCCCATTGGATGTTCATAACAATATGTACTAAATTCTTCCAGGAAAACTCCCTCCAGCCATGAGAATtggttgtttgttgttgtcttaagATATGTCATCCCATTTGTTTTCTACAATTTTGATTGAGTttcttcttaattttttcttttttatatataagaaaaaactatagaaatttaCAAATCTAACGTGTTTTCAGCTCAAAACTACAAACTAAACTTGAATCTCGTGAtctgtgttttttccttttagTTGGGAGCAGGAGCGAACTCGGCGGAGGAGGAAGTGGCAAGCTGAAAGCAGGAAGGAAAGTGTTAACAAGGATGAAAGTGAGAAGGACTCTGATTCCCCGGAGTCTCCCCCTGACAGCACGGAGACCCGGGAGGTGGCAATGGCTCGAGAAACGCTGGTCACGCTCATGTCTGAGCAGAAAAAGATTCACAAACAGAAGGTTGGTTTTTCCATGAAACAGTTTCCATTGAAGGATGTTTGAGTTTGACTAATCGCCGTTTGACGTTCCAGGCTTTTCTGGAGCGACGGTTTCTGGAGCTTCGCGATCGAGCTCGCCGCCTGGAGGAGCTGCTCCCTAGGCGGGTGAGCTCCGAGGAGCAACGCGAGGTGCTCGGCCTCCTCTGCAAAGTTCACGAGCTGGAGATCGAGAACGCAGAGATGCAGTCGCACGCGCTGCTCAAAGACAACGTCATTCGGCAGAAAAACGTGGTGGTGCAACGATTCGAGCAGTACCGACACCTCTGTGACGAGATCATTCAGAAGCAGAGACAGTTTATCACTGGTACGAGTCTCATCACATGGGCTGTGTTCGAAACCGTATACTAACGTAATTCAATTCAATGCCTTTAATGTCATACAAAGTATAATGAGATTGGGATCTTCTCCTATTTACAGTGCAGAACAAGTTAAGAATACAAACATTAGTTAGTAAAAAAGTGcaagttgtttattaataataaaggaattaatatttaaaaacatgaaaaatatttaacGTATACTtaccactcatactaagtctgatgtcataattagtatgtagtgctttCATATTAGTTTCATTAgtgtttttaacacatttgtAAATAGGTCTCGAAAATTTCGGCAtaaaatgggttttttttttaaatcaaatgaccacatgttaatcttctacttggtcactttctcacttgaaATGTTTTCAGACCTTTCAAACGTGGagaattaacagagatattgtgtgattcaggtttttgtcgtaggttcgaaatgcatcttgggaaacttggaagtatacttcagttgGAACGGTCACCGTCCTAATCATAGTTAAAGTATATAGCAGACGGTATATACTAATCGAGTTTGTAGCGTATAGTAcagagtgtgacatttcaaacacagccctggtttttctttaaactggaaaaattagaAACTAAAGACAGTTTTAAAGTAATAAAAGGGTGTCTGTGTGTTTAGATCACAGTCTGCTGGTTCCACCACACCTCCAGGAGCTCTACGACATGTACATGAGAGAGCTGGATGAGAGGAAGCTGGACCGAGCCATGGCCCTGGACAAGGTGACCACCAGGCACACCATCAAGGTAACAATTGTGCACTAACCTGTTCCTAACCTGTTACATGTTAGCGTTAGcgacggacggacggacagtGGAAATAAAAACCGACTCATTGTTTCCAGGACGGTTCCCTGCCTAAGATCGCTCTACCCAGTCCGAGCCTCGACAACACGCAGGACATTGACTCAGATCCCGAGAGTTTTCGCAACACGTGCTCCGACAACCGGCAACATCAGGCCAGGATCCGGAGACACACGTTGCCTCCAATCTTGCCTGAATCAGACCTGTAAGAACACACACTAACTGAGAACCCATGTTGAGCGGTTCAAAACATTGGTTCTGTTCCAGGGACAACAGAGTGTTCAGAAGCAGCCCCCATGCCCGGCAGGTGAAGAACGCAGTGATGACCCCACCCCCCATTCACATCAACGGGAAGGGTAACAGAGAGGTAGGCTACTTTAGATCAGGGtcatggaaataaaatggggtcacctgaaacgtgtagtaataataaaatacaattactgattaaaatcatatttttttttatttctgtccattatatttctttatttttttttttcatttatctattttgcactaTTACAAAACGATGCATAGTATCACTGAAATAGACATACAAAGAGCTCAAATATGTATTATACTTTTTcgaattaaaacaccacacacaaactTCATTCTATACtttacatgtgtcaaacttatgGCCCAGGGTCCAAATCCAGCACTTTAGAGCATCCGAATTAGCCCAtaggagaaataaaaaaatgacaaaacatgaatcattgtgtaaattaaactcaacaatatttgcaggtgctcaccattttcccggtgcttatatcgcatgattgcagtcatttttaatgttaaactgatgAAAAAACTCCATTCTttcaaaatcctttaattttcttcaaattattacataatatttcccttaattaaataggaATTAGTCctaaaatctaggaaatttaaagtgaatatccttttgggactgatatttgtaacttattgcttggatatttttctaatttaatttctatgtttcttacatatttagtattttatttatacgtATAAGTGCAAATTAGGACAATAATGTTGATATGACTAGTTTTCTctcataaaatctgtggccgacttgagatcaaactgttccGTGAtctaaaaatggggtcacgacctgaaAATGGGTGGGAACTACTGCTTTAGAACAATAACACCTGCAGAGAAATCTCATAGTCTGCCTTTGATGTTTCAATCAGTACGACTTTGGGATTAATTGAGCTCCTGCAGATTTGATTCTGTACAAtttcaaaaacaattaaaataatcactTTATGGTTTCCAAGCACAGAATAATTACCTCGTGCACTTTAACTCGTCACGATAATTGTTCTTAGCACCAAACTGCTTCAGGCTCAATATCTAATAAACGCCTTTGTGTGTTTCCTGTTCGAGGTGTGAGTCATTACTTCACCTCGTTCAGTCACTAATAGTATTGTTTTAGAGGGAGCGTGTTGATAATGTGTCACGGTGTTTCCTTCTTAAAGCTACAGCCTCTGATTCCCGACGGTACGCTGAGCTACAGCCACCTCAACCACAGCATCAGCAGTCACCTGGACTCATCGCCCGAAAGCAGCGAAGCCGGCACCGACGTCCCGCTCTCACGCAATGGTGAGATGTGCAAAGTACAGCCAGTCCGTCACAGGGCTGAGGCACACAGATGTTCACTGTTGTTTGAGGATCATGTCAGGTTTATGTTCAGGTTTTTATTTCAAGCTTCCTTTGAAGAGCTCTTTGAACTTTGAACTCGCCAATTACACCAGCCACTTTGTGCAGCATCAGACATTTCTGTACCTGCTACTTTGTACTTTATgtacaatttatatatatttattctcaTATCTGCACACTCactgtacatattgtaaatacTTGTGTTCTATTTTTGTACGTTATGTATTCTACATttttgtgttgtaaatgtttcaGACAGAAAGACCAATAGTTTTAATTTCTCTACATGTCTTGTACATATAGTGGAAATTCACAATAAAGCTGACTTGACTGAAGGACAGAACTTCAAAGGAAGAGATCAAAGAGTTTCTagggaaacaaaaaaagaacaaagtaaCACTACTGATAATGCGTCCCAAATGTACATCCTTCTCATATCAGAGACAGCTCCCACACCACTGTCAAATAGGAAACATCGTGTGACTACCATCTTTTGACAAAAAGGACAGTTTAAGTTCTAATGATTCTCAATGGAGAAGGttgatatatttgtatattgtttatAATATTCACAGAGCGGCAGCAGATCTTAAAAGGCGTCCAAAACATTGTCGTAAAAGCGGCACGCCGCCGCTCCAAAGCCTTGGAGACCGACGTCCTACGTTTACCCGCGGCGCCCTCGCCGCTGGACCCCAAGCAGCACAAAAGCAGTCTTTCTCTGGGTGAGGCACCTCCTAGAGGTCTGCCCATGCGCCGCGGGAGGCAGCCCAGCCCCGAGCTGAGACACGCCACCTCGGATGATAACCTGTCCAGCAGCACCGGCGAGGGTCCGGGCCTGCAGGCCACGTGGACACGCCACCGCAACCGACAGGTCGCTTCCAAAAACCAAACCCCTCGGGAGGTGGACTTTGAAGCACGTCGCAAAAAGAGGCGCTCACGGTCCTTCGAGGTCACTGGACAAGCAGTGAGTATCAGAATACGTCAGAATAACAGTTTTTATTTGACACTATAGGTCATTCCAtgttatttcaacaaatggcccatttacttcagtctaaaaaacttctgaattttttaccagttgttctgtgattatttaaTAGGCACACTGTGTAGTTTTAGTTggatcgaattaatacttcttGAAATATGGCCAAAATAGGGAAGAGGGTATGTGTGGATTTTCACTCGTTTTTATTATTCGTCCGTTTTCAGATTCCATGGAAAACTGAAATTAGAATACAATACATATATgtaactaatcattagtgatatgaacagtctatgtacataacctaaagatgatgaaattacagggagctgagccatatgctaagttgtttccTGAGGGTCTAAACATGTTCCAGACTCATACCTCGACAagcttttttctaaattttgaggagctgtcatgtccaccagataggatgtataacagatctttttatatattctgagagagtatgtggagctgtattactataccaaatttcagtttcatatgtgatgtagttcctgagatattggaagctgaataCGGGAGGAAAAATAAGGACCCACGGGAATCAACACATACCTTCCCTCACTAAACTGCCtgtatctcaaaaagtattcatccgatcaaactaaaaatgtagtttgcctattaaataattaaggaacaattagtaaaaatgtcagttttttttgACACAGAAGTGCATGGAATGtcctaaaaaaattatttggaatGACTCCAATGTAATAATCTATAAACCTGATTGTAAATGAATCTCTGACTTGTAGCTGCCCCAAACAAAGAGCACCAATGCTCCAAGGTTTCGGCCCCTGGACAGCACATCCGACCCCCACCTCCACATCAACGGTCAGGCCCCCATGCTGCGTCCTCATTACAGAGGAGTCCTCCCTCTCACTAAAGTCAGACCTCCTCACATCAGCCATCAGTCAGGTGGACCCCTCTCACTGcttcacattaaaaaacatgtccagCGTTGCCAGTTCTCATCTTTGCTGCTTCCTCCACAGATTCATCCAACAACAAGCGAGGAAGCAACCTGCGTCAGCCGCTCCTCTACATCACCACGACGGGCCCCGGCGCCCAGCGCACCCGGAGGCACTGAACCAGCGTTGATAACCAGCTGGAGTGAGCAGATTAAAGCTGGTCTGAAAGGCCTACAGACACTGTGCAGACAGAGAATGATGTCAAACTCATCCATCGTGCATCTGAAATTCAGAGCTTTGTCGTGTTTGACGTCAGATGTTTACAAGTTTCTTTCTCGCTGATATGATGTAAATAAGGAAAGGAACGGAACTAAAATATGGTTTCATAAAAAAGAAGCACCTGTATTGatgttttgtgatgtttttcttgttgtaatAGACACACACGACCCCTGAGCTCTGCCTTGTCTCACCCTAACTGTTGTTTActgtccagtgtgtgtgtgtgtgtgtgtgtgtgtgtgtgtgtatctgcagTATAGTACCAAAGGATGTTTTCTAGTTTAGACAGCCGTTTGTGATGCATTATTTACCTGATGCCTTTTCTTTTACGTGTTTTGTCATCGACATTGGTTTGATATTTAAAAATttctatgcttttattttgtacattttttttttatttgtacccaaataaatttaaaagaaatgtgtaacgcttcagtTTCAGTTTCCTTCTTTCTGACCTGAACCTCACAACTTCTGTGTAATAATTCGTTTAATAGAACAACAGATATAAAGCTGTATAAAATGACCTTAATCTCTAATAAAACGCATTCTTTTTCCTCAACTCTAAATAATCTGCACGACACCATTGATTAAAACAAAGCCCAAGTCTGCCATCTAACGGTCATTTCTTGTAATTACATAAGAAATATAGTGTGTcgctattaaaaaaattaatttaaaaaaagggtaTGTTGGCTCTGTCTTTAGGTAAATGGTTTCAACACTTAATCAGGACATTCAAAAACCTGcctgaaatcacacacacaaatatttattgcaaaaataaataaatcaccttATTTTAATAAGCAGGcacaaaaatgagtttaaaatatGCATGccaatttaattattaattattgaaCATGCATTACTAAAGTAAAAATTGTGTTGTGTGTAAAGGAAAAttaacttggaaaaaaaatagtttttgttgaaaatattaaaagaaaCATGCCTAATTATTTCAGAGTGTAGTTAAGCACTATTTATTCTGTATATAACTTATAACATGTAAAACACAGGGGTAGAAGCTGTGCATTTTTTATGTATCTATGAATCAAAGATTTGAACAAACAACCTTTgaaattcaaatttatttatccAATATTGCAATAATTTTGGATTCTGacagtaaatgtttatttattatccaaatACAAACTAATTTAATCAAAGGGACACTTGATGCTTTCATTTGCCTAATTTTCACTCTCTTTAatgttttgaaacaaataaacctTTTGAAACTCAAACTAAATACAATGTACAGTTCGTTAGATTATTTACTGCGTCTTTCGTCTATGCCGGAAGTGCTGCCATATTTTCAACATTCTAAACCAATGAAAACGCAAGCACAGGTTGACGGACGTGTGTATTGACCAATGAGAGGGCGGATTACTGTTCTCCTTCCAGAGCTGATTTGTAACCCGTTGAAGTTGCAGCAGAGAACGGGAGGAAACGTCTTTGTACACCAGGCGCACCGTTCCAGGATCAGTGTCAGGGAATAAACCAGTCACGGCTCGGTGAGTGAGTCACCGTCACCTGTTACTTCTAAAGGAGGTCCGAGCAAGAAGAACAACTCTGTATTTCATCTAAAAACAGCGCGTTGGAGTCGCGTTTCCGGCTTTTAGCAACAACAGTGACACATGGCGGCCATGTTGGAATTTTGCTGTGGCTGTTGTTGGTCAAATGTGGAGAAGTCAGACAACGAATTTGCAACAAAGAAACTAAATACATTAACCACCTCTAATTTATTACCAAAAGATATTGGTGCAGAATCCCTTTTTACAGctattaataacaaaaaaaatattacaacacaGCACTACTAGAAATAATATGGCAACTTAACCACAAAGTCATTCAACTTATATTCAGTCTATTCAtgcgcagcgcccctcattggccagtttaggtcacgtgataggtgcaccacgtgacttaaagttccgtcagttttatttgagctcaattatttttagctaccctgctaacccttttattttagccctatcccGAACCTAGGAAATAcccaaaaaaatatgtatttatttctttcttatgtatttttaaaggtggaatttgccgtgttaaatatgttaaaataaaaaaaacatatatgacaaaagtagGATTCGAACCCACAGCTGCGGAAGGAAGAATTCTTGAGACAGGCatcttagaccactcggccatgcTAACACGGTGAACAAACACCGGCACATTACGGTTATGTAGATAAGGTCTGGAAAACGTACC from Gouania willdenowi chromosome 19, fGouWil2.1, whole genome shotgun sequence includes the following:
- the kif19 gene encoding kinesin-like protein KIF19, which gives rise to MKETGESKEQQLTVALRIRPLSDAEQEEGATIVAHRVDEQVVVLMDPMEDPDDILRANRSREKTYMFDVAFDFSASQEEVYRATTKGLIEGLISGYNATVFAYGPTGCGKTYTMLGTDKEPGIYVRTLNDLFRAIEETSDDMLYSVSMSYLEIYNEMIRDLLNPSSGFLDLREDAKGVIQVAGITEVSTINAQEIMELLMKGNKLRTQEPTAANKTSSRSHAVLQVAVKQQSRSRDVLQEVRFARLFMIDLAGSERAAQTQNRGQRLKEGAHINRSLLALGNCINALSDKAGNKYVNYRDSKLTRLLKDSLGGNSRTVMIAHISPASVAFEESRNTLTYADRAKSIRTRVKKNLINVSYHIAQYTSIISDLRSEIQRLKKKIADQAGRQLNSDRTDIRNVQAEVQAHSSHQSRAEMDQLREQLLYAFRQQMEIRKNLMDLENTNMEIQIDTSKHLLTIADWEQERTRRRRKWQAESRKESVNKDESEKDSDSPESPPDSTETREVAMARETLVTLMSEQKKIHKQKAFLERRFLELRDRARRLEELLPRRVSSEEQREVLGLLCKVHELEIENAEMQSHALLKDNVIRQKNVVVQRFEQYRHLCDEIIQKQRQFITDHSLLVPPHLQELYDMYMRELDERKLDRAMALDKVTTRHTIKDGSLPKIALPSPSLDNTQDIDSDPESFRNTCSDNRQHQARIRRHTLPPILPESDLDNRVFRSSPHARQVKNAVMTPPPIHINGKGNRELQPLIPDGTLSYSHLNHSISSHLDSSPESSEAGTDVPLSRNERQQILKGVQNIVVKAARRRSKALETDVLRLPAAPSPLDPKQHKSSLSLGEAPPRGLPMRRGRQPSPELRHATSDDNLSSSTGEGPGLQATWTRHRNRQVASKNQTPREVDFEARRKKRRSRSFEVTGQALPQTKSTNAPRFRPLDSTSDPHLHINGQAPMLRPHYRGVLPLTKVRPPHISHQSDSSNNKRGSNLRQPLLYITTTGPGAQRTRRH